One Thalassotalea hakodatensis DNA segment encodes these proteins:
- a CDS encoding response regulator: MRKSTPIVILMADDDEDDRLLAQDALIESKVLNELHFVEDGVELIEYLTHQGKFQDQASAPRPGLILLDLNMPRKDGREALKEIKANPALRSIPVVILTTSKQEEDMVKGYDLGAASYITKPVNFEGLVELMKTLGKYWVEFVELPPSDYA, translated from the coding sequence ATGAGAAAAAGCACACCAATTGTAATTTTAATGGCTGATGACGACGAAGATGATCGTTTACTTGCTCAAGATGCATTAATTGAAAGCAAAGTATTAAACGAACTTCATTTTGTTGAAGACGGCGTTGAGCTCATCGAATATTTAACGCATCAAGGTAAATTTCAAGATCAGGCAAGCGCGCCTAGACCAGGCTTGATATTACTTGATTTGAATATGCCCCGTAAAGACGGACGTGAAGCCTTAAAAGAAATAAAAGCAAACCCGGCACTTAGAAGTATTCCTGTTGTGATTTTAACAACTTCAAAACAAGAAGAAGACATGGTTAAAGGTTATGATCTTGGTGCTGCATCGTATATCACTAAACCCGTAAATTTTGAAGGGTTAGTAGAATTAATGAAAACGTTAGGTAAATATTGGGTGGAATTTGTTGAACTTCCCCCATCCGATTACGCTTAA